CAAGCAATGTCTTATGAAAGTTATCACACATAATAAGGATATTATTAAATGAAATGAATAGAGGTAATAGGATTGTTTGTTATACAAACGTTACTGAGTTTAGCCACAAAATTATTTTACGATATATTTTAAGGGGTATAGAATCATGGTAGTACACAATATTGTAACAGATCGACTTATCATTATACCTATGACATATTCAATGGTATGTACTGTTTTAAGCGGTAGCACTGAGGAGTATGAAAAGCTGGGTGTTAATTTTAATGGCAAGTGGCCGCTTCAAGATACTTTAGATATTTTACATTTCCTAAAAGATAAAATGAAAAGAAATGATACTGATGGATTTGATGTATGGATGGTCGTAAAAAAAGAAGACATGACTGTTATAGGTGATGCCGGCTTTAAAGGTGCACCAAATGAAAATGGAGAAATTGAAATAGGGTTTGGTTTAATAAAAGAAGAGCAGCAAAAGGGTTATGGATATGAAGTTGCAAGTTCCTTAATTAGATGGGCTTCACAAAAAAACATAGTAAAGGTTGTTAAGGCCGATTGTTTAATTGATAATATAGGTTCGATTAAATTATTGAAAAAGTGCGGAATGAATGAAATTAAAAGAGATAATGAGTTTATATATTGGGAAAAGAGGATTATATAATATACATATATAGCAATATGCTTAATATCCCCAACATTGGTAATGCTGGATATTAAAGTAAAGGACCCCAATTCATTAGAGGTAGAGATCAGAGGGTATACGATCTTAGCAAAATTCCTGAGTACAACAACATTGTCGTTACTGTGGCATCAATGGATGCATATAAAGCAACTTTTAAAAAGTTGATGTAAAGAGTAAACAATAAAAAACTGAATTTTATTATGTTAAGTCTCCTGTAACAGTTATTAACTGTATACAGGAGATTTTGTTTTTTCACAATAACCATTTATGTTAACATGTTCAAAATTTATCATAAATTGACAGTATAGGTTTTATATGCTAAACTTATGTCGGGTTTAATCGGTTAAACCATAATCTATTTATAAAATGCTTTTCAAAAAGGTATTAAGGTTGGTTTGGGGCTAAATCCCCGGATTAAACTTTAAATACAAAACTATTATATTAAGGGAGGAATGAAAATGAAAAAGTTTTTTGCTTGCTTGCTTGTTTTGGCTATGATTGTTTCAATTATACCAATAGATATCGCAAGTGCGGCAACAGGTGGATATTATGCCACCGGAACCTACAGGAACGTCTTCGTTGAAACAGGAAGGACAGAGGCTCAGGTTCAAGATAAGCTGGCTACTATGTTCGATAAATTTTTCAAAGGAGACACTAACAATCAAAGATTGTTTTATGAATCAGGAACTGACGAGGCATACATAAGAGATACCGGAAACGGTGATGTACGTTCGGAAGGTATGTCATACGGTATGATGGT
This region of Clostridium sp. BNL1100 genomic DNA includes:
- a CDS encoding GNAT family N-acetyltransferase, whose translation is MVVHNIVTDRLIIIPMTYSMVCTVLSGSTEEYEKLGVNFNGKWPLQDTLDILHFLKDKMKRNDTDGFDVWMVVKKEDMTVIGDAGFKGAPNENGEIEIGFGLIKEEQQKGYGYEVASSLIRWASQKNIVKVVKADCLIDNIGSIKLLKKCGMNEIKRDNEFIYWEKRII